A single genomic interval of Amblyomma americanum isolate KBUSLIRL-KWMA chromosome 11, ASM5285725v1, whole genome shotgun sequence harbors:
- the LOC144109747 gene encoding serine/threonine-protein kinase PLK1-like, whose protein sequence is MSILESGARKPLEEEINIHRTLCHENVVRFHGHFEDAKNVYIILELCTRQSLEEMHRPRGWRSESEVRNLMHKVLRACEYLVQEHVIHRDLKPGNLLLTQHSQLKVADFGLATRVPYSRQLKRTICGTTNYMAPEMLSQKGYSYAADIWAVGCIMYKLLVGRPPFDSPSYAETAVRIKRNKFEIASTVSPEASALIRWILQPEPARRPSIEAIMHHEFMMKGLLRPHLPASYEDTQQRPGLNRPETRVREIRKLR, encoded by the exons CTCGAAGAGGAAATCAACATCCACAGAACCCTGTGCCACGAGAACGTCGTTCGCTTCCACGGCCACTTTGAGGACGCCAAGAACGTCTACATCATCTTGGAGCTGTGCACAAGACAG TCTCTGGAGGAGATGCACCGGCCCAGAGGGTGGCGGTCCGAATCTGAGGTGCGGAATTTAATGCACAAGGTGCTCCGCGCCTGCGAGTACCTGGTGCAGGAGCACGTAATCCACCGAGACCTGAAGCCCGGAAACCTGCTCCTCACCCAACACTCGCAACTCAAGGTGGCCGACTTCGGACTCGCCACCCGCGTCCCCTACTCGCGGCAACTCAAGAGGACTATCTGCGGCACCACCAACTACATGGCCCCTGAGATGCTGAGCCAGAAGGGCTACAGCTACGCAGCGGACATCTGGGCCGTCGGGTGCATCAT GTACAAGCTGCTAGTGGGGCGTCCCCCATTCGATTCGCCGTCGTACGCGGAGACCGCGGTCAGAATCAAGAGAAACAAATTCGAGATTGCCTCGACAGTCTCCCCCGAAGCGAGCGCCCTCATCCGGTGGATTCTCCAACCGGAGCCCGCTAGGCGGCCGAGCATCGAAGCCATCATGCACCACGAGTTCATGATGAAAG GGCTGCTTCGTCCACACCTGCCTGCCTCATACGAAGACACTCAGCAACGCCCAGGACTCAACCGACCGGAGACACGGGTCCGAGAAATACGAAAGTTACGCTAA